In the genome of Bubalus kerabau isolate K-KA32 ecotype Philippines breed swamp buffalo chromosome 8, PCC_UOA_SB_1v2, whole genome shotgun sequence, one region contains:
- the CBLL1 gene encoding E3 ubiquitin-protein ligase Hakai isoform X3, producing the protein MKAAATTNPWDQELELDNELQGTNSSGSLGGLDVRRRIPIKLISKQGNKAKASPRTPRTINRMPAKAPAGDEEGFDYNEEERYDCKGGELFGNQRRFPGHLFWDFQINILGEKDDTPVHFCDKCGLPIKIYGRMIPCKHVFCYDCAILHEKKGDKMCPGCSDPVQRIEQCTRGSLFMCSIVQGCKRTYLSQRDLQAHINHRHMRAGKPVTRASLENVHPPPIAPPPAEIPDRFIMPPDKHHMSHIPPKQHIMMPPPPLQHVPHEHYNQPHEDIRAPPAELSMAPPPPRSVSQETFRISTRKHSNLITVPIQDDSNPGAREPPPPAPAPAHHHPEYQGQPVVSHPHHIMPPQQHYAPPPPPPPPISHPMPHPPQAAGTPHLVYSQAPPPPMTSAPPPITPPPGHIIAQMPPYMNHPPPGPPPPQHGGPPVTAPPPHHYNPNSLPQFTEDQGTLSPPFTQPGGMSPGIWPAPRGPPPPPRMQGPPSQTPLPGPHHPDQTRYRPYYQ; encoded by the exons ATGAAAGCTGCAGCAACCACCAACCCTTGGGACCAAGAACTGGAACTAG ACAATGAGTTACAAGGCACTAATAGTTCTGGATCATTGGGTGGTCTTGATGTTCGAAGACGAATTCCTATAAAGCTCATCTCCAAACAAGGGAACAAAGCCAAAGCTTCACCTCGAACTCCAAGGACTATAAACAGGATGCCTGCAAAGGCTCCAGCTGGTGATGAAG AAGGATTTGATTATAATGAAGAAGAACGGTATGACTGTAAAGGGGGTGAACTGTTTGGAAATCAACGAAGATTTCCTGGACACCTTTTTTGGGACTTTCAg ATAAACATCTTAGGTGAAAAGGATGATACTCCAGTTCATTTCTGTGACAAATGTGGATTACCTATTAAAATTTATGGGCGAATG ATTCCATGCAAGCATGTGTTTTGCTATGACTGTGctattttacatgaaaaaaagGGAGATAAGATGTGTCCGGG CTGTAGTGATCCTGTGCAGCGAATTGAGCAGTGTACACGAGGTTCTCTCTTCATGTGTAGCATTGTTCAAGGGTGCAAGAGAACATACTTGTCTCAGAGAGACTTACAGGCTCATATCAACCACCGCCATATGAGAGCTGGAAAACCTGTTACCCGGGCTTCACTTGAAAATGTTCATCCTCCTCCTATTGCCCCACCACCAGCTGAAATCCCCGATCGTTTTATCATGCCGCCAGACAAGCACCATATGAGCCATATTCCGCCAAAGCAGCACATCATGATGCCACCACCTCCTTTGCAACATGTGCCCCACGAGCACTATAATCAGCCACATGAGGATATTCGTGCTCCTCCAGCTGAATTGTCCATGGCTCCACCTCCACCTCGCTCAGTCAGTCAGGAAACCTTTCGTATTTCAACAAGAAAACACAGCAATTTAATAACTGTCCCTATTCAGGATGACTCAAATCCAGGTGCTAGAGAACCACCACCACCTGCCCCCGCACCTGCTCACCATCATCCTGAATATCAGGGTCAACCAGTGGTCTCGCACCCTCATCATATTATGCCTCCACAGCAACATTAtgcaccacccccacctcctccaccacCAATAAGCCATCCAATGCCACATCCTCCCCAGGCCGCAGGCACTCCTCACTTGGTGTATAGCCAAGCTCCACCTCCACCAATGACCTCTGCTCCACCACCAATTACCCCTCCCCCTGGACATATTATTGCCCAGATGCCACCTTATATGAATCATCCTCCTCCAGGACCTCCCCCACCTCAACATGGTGGTCCACCTGTAACTGCACCCCCTCCTCACCATTACAACCCCAACTCTTTACCCCAGTTCACTGAAGATCAAGGAACTCTGAGCCCTCCATTTACACAACCAGGGGGAATGAGTCCTGGTATATGGCCTGCACCAAGAgggccacctcctcctccacgaATGCAGGGTCCGCCTTCTCAAACCCCACTACCTGGACCACATCATCCAGATCAGACGAGATATAGACCGTATTACCAATGA
- the CBLL1 gene encoding E3 ubiquitin-protein ligase Hakai isoform X4, protein MDHTDNELQGTNSSGSLGGLDVRRRIPIKLISKQGNKAKASPRTPRTINRMPAKAPAGDEEGFDYNEEERYDCKGGELFGNQRRFPGHLFWDFQINILGEKDDTPVHFCDKCGLPIKIYGRMIPCKHVFCYDCAILHEKKGDKMCPGCSDPVQRIEQCTRGSLFMCSIVQGCKRTYLSQRDLQAHINHRHMRAGKPVTRASLENVHPPPIAPPPAEIPDRFIMPPDKHHMSHIPPKQHIMMPPPPLQHVPHEHYNQPHEDIRAPPAELSMAPPPPRSVSQETFRISTRKHSNLITVPIQDDSNPGAREPPPPAPAPAHHHPEYQGQPVVSHPHHIMPPQQHYAPPPPPPPPISHPMPHPPQAAGTPHLVYSQAPPPPMTSAPPPITPPPGHIIAQMPPYMNHPPPGPPPPQHGGPPVTAPPPHHYNPNSLPQFTEDQGTLSPPFTQPGGMSPGIWPAPRGPPPPPRMQGPPSQTPLPGPHHPDQTRYRPYYQ, encoded by the exons ATGGATCACACTG ACAATGAGTTACAAGGCACTAATAGTTCTGGATCATTGGGTGGTCTTGATGTTCGAAGACGAATTCCTATAAAGCTCATCTCCAAACAAGGGAACAAAGCCAAAGCTTCACCTCGAACTCCAAGGACTATAAACAGGATGCCTGCAAAGGCTCCAGCTGGTGATGAAG AAGGATTTGATTATAATGAAGAAGAACGGTATGACTGTAAAGGGGGTGAACTGTTTGGAAATCAACGAAGATTTCCTGGACACCTTTTTTGGGACTTTCAg ATAAACATCTTAGGTGAAAAGGATGATACTCCAGTTCATTTCTGTGACAAATGTGGATTACCTATTAAAATTTATGGGCGAATG ATTCCATGCAAGCATGTGTTTTGCTATGACTGTGctattttacatgaaaaaaagGGAGATAAGATGTGTCCGGG CTGTAGTGATCCTGTGCAGCGAATTGAGCAGTGTACACGAGGTTCTCTCTTCATGTGTAGCATTGTTCAAGGGTGCAAGAGAACATACTTGTCTCAGAGAGACTTACAGGCTCATATCAACCACCGCCATATGAGAGCTGGAAAACCTGTTACCCGGGCTTCACTTGAAAATGTTCATCCTCCTCCTATTGCCCCACCACCAGCTGAAATCCCCGATCGTTTTATCATGCCGCCAGACAAGCACCATATGAGCCATATTCCGCCAAAGCAGCACATCATGATGCCACCACCTCCTTTGCAACATGTGCCCCACGAGCACTATAATCAGCCACATGAGGATATTCGTGCTCCTCCAGCTGAATTGTCCATGGCTCCACCTCCACCTCGCTCAGTCAGTCAGGAAACCTTTCGTATTTCAACAAGAAAACACAGCAATTTAATAACTGTCCCTATTCAGGATGACTCAAATCCAGGTGCTAGAGAACCACCACCACCTGCCCCCGCACCTGCTCACCATCATCCTGAATATCAGGGTCAACCAGTGGTCTCGCACCCTCATCATATTATGCCTCCACAGCAACATTAtgcaccacccccacctcctccaccacCAATAAGCCATCCAATGCCACATCCTCCCCAGGCCGCAGGCACTCCTCACTTGGTGTATAGCCAAGCTCCACCTCCACCAATGACCTCTGCTCCACCACCAATTACCCCTCCCCCTGGACATATTATTGCCCAGATGCCACCTTATATGAATCATCCTCCTCCAGGACCTCCCCCACCTCAACATGGTGGTCCACCTGTAACTGCACCCCCTCCTCACCATTACAACCCCAACTCTTTACCCCAGTTCACTGAAGATCAAGGAACTCTGAGCCCTCCATTTACACAACCAGGGGGAATGAGTCCTGGTATATGGCCTGCACCAAGAgggccacctcctcctccacgaATGCAGGGTCCGCCTTCTCAAACCCCACTACCTGGACCACATCATCCAGATCAGACGAGATATAGACCGTATTACCAATGA
- the CBLL1 gene encoding E3 ubiquitin-protein ligase Hakai isoform X5, with translation MDHTDNELQGTNSSGSLGGLDVRRRIPIKLISKQGNKAKASPRTPRTINRMPAKAPAGDEGFDYNEEERYDCKGGELFGNQRRFPGHLFWDFQINILGEKDDTPVHFCDKCGLPIKIYGRMIPCKHVFCYDCAILHEKKGDKMCPGCSDPVQRIEQCTRGSLFMCSIVQGCKRTYLSQRDLQAHINHRHMRAGKPVTRASLENVHPPPIAPPPAEIPDRFIMPPDKHHMSHIPPKQHIMMPPPPLQHVPHEHYNQPHEDIRAPPAELSMAPPPPRSVSQETFRISTRKHSNLITVPIQDDSNPGAREPPPPAPAPAHHHPEYQGQPVVSHPHHIMPPQQHYAPPPPPPPPISHPMPHPPQAAGTPHLVYSQAPPPPMTSAPPPITPPPGHIIAQMPPYMNHPPPGPPPPQHGGPPVTAPPPHHYNPNSLPQFTEDQGTLSPPFTQPGGMSPGIWPAPRGPPPPPRMQGPPSQTPLPGPHHPDQTRYRPYYQ, from the exons ATGGATCACACTG ACAATGAGTTACAAGGCACTAATAGTTCTGGATCATTGGGTGGTCTTGATGTTCGAAGACGAATTCCTATAAAGCTCATCTCCAAACAAGGGAACAAAGCCAAAGCTTCACCTCGAACTCCAAGGACTATAAACAGGATGCCTGCAAAGGCTCCAGCTGGTGATGAAG GATTTGATTATAATGAAGAAGAACGGTATGACTGTAAAGGGGGTGAACTGTTTGGAAATCAACGAAGATTTCCTGGACACCTTTTTTGGGACTTTCAg ATAAACATCTTAGGTGAAAAGGATGATACTCCAGTTCATTTCTGTGACAAATGTGGATTACCTATTAAAATTTATGGGCGAATG ATTCCATGCAAGCATGTGTTTTGCTATGACTGTGctattttacatgaaaaaaagGGAGATAAGATGTGTCCGGG CTGTAGTGATCCTGTGCAGCGAATTGAGCAGTGTACACGAGGTTCTCTCTTCATGTGTAGCATTGTTCAAGGGTGCAAGAGAACATACTTGTCTCAGAGAGACTTACAGGCTCATATCAACCACCGCCATATGAGAGCTGGAAAACCTGTTACCCGGGCTTCACTTGAAAATGTTCATCCTCCTCCTATTGCCCCACCACCAGCTGAAATCCCCGATCGTTTTATCATGCCGCCAGACAAGCACCATATGAGCCATATTCCGCCAAAGCAGCACATCATGATGCCACCACCTCCTTTGCAACATGTGCCCCACGAGCACTATAATCAGCCACATGAGGATATTCGTGCTCCTCCAGCTGAATTGTCCATGGCTCCACCTCCACCTCGCTCAGTCAGTCAGGAAACCTTTCGTATTTCAACAAGAAAACACAGCAATTTAATAACTGTCCCTATTCAGGATGACTCAAATCCAGGTGCTAGAGAACCACCACCACCTGCCCCCGCACCTGCTCACCATCATCCTGAATATCAGGGTCAACCAGTGGTCTCGCACCCTCATCATATTATGCCTCCACAGCAACATTAtgcaccacccccacctcctccaccacCAATAAGCCATCCAATGCCACATCCTCCCCAGGCCGCAGGCACTCCTCACTTGGTGTATAGCCAAGCTCCACCTCCACCAATGACCTCTGCTCCACCACCAATTACCCCTCCCCCTGGACATATTATTGCCCAGATGCCACCTTATATGAATCATCCTCCTCCAGGACCTCCCCCACCTCAACATGGTGGTCCACCTGTAACTGCACCCCCTCCTCACCATTACAACCCCAACTCTTTACCCCAGTTCACTGAAGATCAAGGAACTCTGAGCCCTCCATTTACACAACCAGGGGGAATGAGTCCTGGTATATGGCCTGCACCAAGAgggccacctcctcctccacgaATGCAGGGTCCGCCTTCTCAAACCCCACTACCTGGACCACATCATCCAGATCAGACGAGATATAGACCGTATTACCAATGA
- the CBLL1 gene encoding E3 ubiquitin-protein ligase Hakai isoform X2 codes for MIPGAAFLLKPIACPALQLWSLTTTSLELKIKIFSSLSPNNELQGTNSSGSLGGLDVRRRIPIKLISKQGNKAKASPRTPRTINRMPAKAPAGDEGFDYNEEERYDCKGGELFGNQRRFPGHLFWDFQINILGEKDDTPVHFCDKCGLPIKIYGRMIPCKHVFCYDCAILHEKKGDKMCPGCSDPVQRIEQCTRGSLFMCSIVQGCKRTYLSQRDLQAHINHRHMRAGKPVTRASLENVHPPPIAPPPAEIPDRFIMPPDKHHMSHIPPKQHIMMPPPPLQHVPHEHYNQPHEDIRAPPAELSMAPPPPRSVSQETFRISTRKHSNLITVPIQDDSNPGAREPPPPAPAPAHHHPEYQGQPVVSHPHHIMPPQQHYAPPPPPPPPISHPMPHPPQAAGTPHLVYSQAPPPPMTSAPPPITPPPGHIIAQMPPYMNHPPPGPPPPQHGGPPVTAPPPHHYNPNSLPQFTEDQGTLSPPFTQPGGMSPGIWPAPRGPPPPPRMQGPPSQTPLPGPHHPDQTRYRPYYQ; via the exons ATGATACCGGGAGCAGCTTTTCTGCTTAAGCCTATAGCATGCCCCGCGCTTCAGCTGTGGTCCTTAACCACCACCAGTCTTGAGCTTAAAATCAAGATATTCTCATCACTTTCTCCAA ACAATGAGTTACAAGGCACTAATAGTTCTGGATCATTGGGTGGTCTTGATGTTCGAAGACGAATTCCTATAAAGCTCATCTCCAAACAAGGGAACAAAGCCAAAGCTTCACCTCGAACTCCAAGGACTATAAACAGGATGCCTGCAAAGGCTCCAGCTGGTGATGAAG GATTTGATTATAATGAAGAAGAACGGTATGACTGTAAAGGGGGTGAACTGTTTGGAAATCAACGAAGATTTCCTGGACACCTTTTTTGGGACTTTCAg ATAAACATCTTAGGTGAAAAGGATGATACTCCAGTTCATTTCTGTGACAAATGTGGATTACCTATTAAAATTTATGGGCGAATG ATTCCATGCAAGCATGTGTTTTGCTATGACTGTGctattttacatgaaaaaaagGGAGATAAGATGTGTCCGGG CTGTAGTGATCCTGTGCAGCGAATTGAGCAGTGTACACGAGGTTCTCTCTTCATGTGTAGCATTGTTCAAGGGTGCAAGAGAACATACTTGTCTCAGAGAGACTTACAGGCTCATATCAACCACCGCCATATGAGAGCTGGAAAACCTGTTACCCGGGCTTCACTTGAAAATGTTCATCCTCCTCCTATTGCCCCACCACCAGCTGAAATCCCCGATCGTTTTATCATGCCGCCAGACAAGCACCATATGAGCCATATTCCGCCAAAGCAGCACATCATGATGCCACCACCTCCTTTGCAACATGTGCCCCACGAGCACTATAATCAGCCACATGAGGATATTCGTGCTCCTCCAGCTGAATTGTCCATGGCTCCACCTCCACCTCGCTCAGTCAGTCAGGAAACCTTTCGTATTTCAACAAGAAAACACAGCAATTTAATAACTGTCCCTATTCAGGATGACTCAAATCCAGGTGCTAGAGAACCACCACCACCTGCCCCCGCACCTGCTCACCATCATCCTGAATATCAGGGTCAACCAGTGGTCTCGCACCCTCATCATATTATGCCTCCACAGCAACATTAtgcaccacccccacctcctccaccacCAATAAGCCATCCAATGCCACATCCTCCCCAGGCCGCAGGCACTCCTCACTTGGTGTATAGCCAAGCTCCACCTCCACCAATGACCTCTGCTCCACCACCAATTACCCCTCCCCCTGGACATATTATTGCCCAGATGCCACCTTATATGAATCATCCTCCTCCAGGACCTCCCCCACCTCAACATGGTGGTCCACCTGTAACTGCACCCCCTCCTCACCATTACAACCCCAACTCTTTACCCCAGTTCACTGAAGATCAAGGAACTCTGAGCCCTCCATTTACACAACCAGGGGGAATGAGTCCTGGTATATGGCCTGCACCAAGAgggccacctcctcctccacgaATGCAGGGTCCGCCTTCTCAAACCCCACTACCTGGACCACATCATCCAGATCAGACGAGATATAGACCGTATTACCAATGA
- the CBLL1 gene encoding E3 ubiquitin-protein ligase Hakai isoform X1: MIPGAAFLLKPIACPALQLWSLTTTSLELKIKIFSSLSPNNELQGTNSSGSLGGLDVRRRIPIKLISKQGNKAKASPRTPRTINRMPAKAPAGDEEGFDYNEEERYDCKGGELFGNQRRFPGHLFWDFQINILGEKDDTPVHFCDKCGLPIKIYGRMIPCKHVFCYDCAILHEKKGDKMCPGCSDPVQRIEQCTRGSLFMCSIVQGCKRTYLSQRDLQAHINHRHMRAGKPVTRASLENVHPPPIAPPPAEIPDRFIMPPDKHHMSHIPPKQHIMMPPPPLQHVPHEHYNQPHEDIRAPPAELSMAPPPPRSVSQETFRISTRKHSNLITVPIQDDSNPGAREPPPPAPAPAHHHPEYQGQPVVSHPHHIMPPQQHYAPPPPPPPPISHPMPHPPQAAGTPHLVYSQAPPPPMTSAPPPITPPPGHIIAQMPPYMNHPPPGPPPPQHGGPPVTAPPPHHYNPNSLPQFTEDQGTLSPPFTQPGGMSPGIWPAPRGPPPPPRMQGPPSQTPLPGPHHPDQTRYRPYYQ, from the exons ATGATACCGGGAGCAGCTTTTCTGCTTAAGCCTATAGCATGCCCCGCGCTTCAGCTGTGGTCCTTAACCACCACCAGTCTTGAGCTTAAAATCAAGATATTCTCATCACTTTCTCCAA ACAATGAGTTACAAGGCACTAATAGTTCTGGATCATTGGGTGGTCTTGATGTTCGAAGACGAATTCCTATAAAGCTCATCTCCAAACAAGGGAACAAAGCCAAAGCTTCACCTCGAACTCCAAGGACTATAAACAGGATGCCTGCAAAGGCTCCAGCTGGTGATGAAG AAGGATTTGATTATAATGAAGAAGAACGGTATGACTGTAAAGGGGGTGAACTGTTTGGAAATCAACGAAGATTTCCTGGACACCTTTTTTGGGACTTTCAg ATAAACATCTTAGGTGAAAAGGATGATACTCCAGTTCATTTCTGTGACAAATGTGGATTACCTATTAAAATTTATGGGCGAATG ATTCCATGCAAGCATGTGTTTTGCTATGACTGTGctattttacatgaaaaaaagGGAGATAAGATGTGTCCGGG CTGTAGTGATCCTGTGCAGCGAATTGAGCAGTGTACACGAGGTTCTCTCTTCATGTGTAGCATTGTTCAAGGGTGCAAGAGAACATACTTGTCTCAGAGAGACTTACAGGCTCATATCAACCACCGCCATATGAGAGCTGGAAAACCTGTTACCCGGGCTTCACTTGAAAATGTTCATCCTCCTCCTATTGCCCCACCACCAGCTGAAATCCCCGATCGTTTTATCATGCCGCCAGACAAGCACCATATGAGCCATATTCCGCCAAAGCAGCACATCATGATGCCACCACCTCCTTTGCAACATGTGCCCCACGAGCACTATAATCAGCCACATGAGGATATTCGTGCTCCTCCAGCTGAATTGTCCATGGCTCCACCTCCACCTCGCTCAGTCAGTCAGGAAACCTTTCGTATTTCAACAAGAAAACACAGCAATTTAATAACTGTCCCTATTCAGGATGACTCAAATCCAGGTGCTAGAGAACCACCACCACCTGCCCCCGCACCTGCTCACCATCATCCTGAATATCAGGGTCAACCAGTGGTCTCGCACCCTCATCATATTATGCCTCCACAGCAACATTAtgcaccacccccacctcctccaccacCAATAAGCCATCCAATGCCACATCCTCCCCAGGCCGCAGGCACTCCTCACTTGGTGTATAGCCAAGCTCCACCTCCACCAATGACCTCTGCTCCACCACCAATTACCCCTCCCCCTGGACATATTATTGCCCAGATGCCACCTTATATGAATCATCCTCCTCCAGGACCTCCCCCACCTCAACATGGTGGTCCACCTGTAACTGCACCCCCTCCTCACCATTACAACCCCAACTCTTTACCCCAGTTCACTGAAGATCAAGGAACTCTGAGCCCTCCATTTACACAACCAGGGGGAATGAGTCCTGGTATATGGCCTGCACCAAGAgggccacctcctcctccacgaATGCAGGGTCCGCCTTCTCAAACCCCACTACCTGGACCACATCATCCAGATCAGACGAGATATAGACCGTATTACCAATGA